The genome window CTCGGAGCTGATAATAATATACCGAAAATCCTTGGAATAAAACGAAACACATAACGCCAATAATACTTGCAAGGCGAAAACTTTCTTTTCTCATAAAGGCAAAACCAATAATAAAAAGTCCTACACCAAAAAATAATAACATCCAATAATTCCATACAAAGACAAAACTATTTTCTTCTGCATTAAAATAACCAATAACCGCACTAATAAAACTATATAATTGCGTAATACCAAGAGCGATTAGCAAACTACCGCATATTCCTCTCCATTTACTAGGCATTTCGCCCACTTCCTTCCTATTTATGTCTTGCCATGTTACCCTAAGAGTGAGGTGATAAAAATGAACTGGACCATCTGGGATAAAAGTCAAAAAGTCCCGTACACTCTGCTTTTAGAGGCCGATCCTAGTGAAAAACAAATTGCAAAATACTTGGATAAATCCCATGTTTTTCAATTAATGCACGATGATATTGTTATCGGCATCATTTGTCTATTCCCACTAAATAATGACCAACTCGAAATAATGAATATTGCTGTTTCTTCAGATTACAGAAATCAAGGAATTGGTAAAAAACTACTCGAAAAAGCTTTTGATTATGCAATTCATAAACACTTTTTAAAAATCATCGTTAAAACTGGAAATTCTAGTATTGACCAACTTGCCTTTTATCAAAAAAATGGTTTTCGGATGCAGCATATTATTCCAAATTATTTTACTGAAAATTATCCTAATCAAACAATTACCGAAAACGGCATTGCTTGCTTAGATCAAATCATTCTATTAAAAGAAATAAAATCCTGATGAAGTTTATCATCAGGATTTTTTGTTTGTTGTTTTAATCGTTAAGTGCCATTTCTGAACGAACAACCGCTGAAATACGTTCACAATATTCGTCTGTTTCTTCTTTCGTAGCAGCTTCTACCATCACTCTCACTAATGGTTCTGTACCAGATGGGCGAACAAGAACTCGACCATTACCAGCCATTTCAGCTTCTACTTCATCGATTACTTTACTTACTTTCGGATTATCCGTTACATGGTTTTTATCACTTACACGAATATTTTCTAATTTTTGCGGGAATGTTTTCATTTCAGCCGCAAGCTCAGATAATTTTTTCCCAGTTGCTTTCATCACATTGATTAATTGGATTCCTGAAAGAAGTCCATCACCAGTTGTATTATGATCTAAGAAAATAATGTGGCCAGATTGTTCTCCGCCAAGATTATAATTACCTTCACGCATAGCTTCAACTACATAACGGTCACCAACAGCAGTTTGTACATCTTCAATTTCAAGCTCTTTCAAGCCTTTGTAGAAACCTAGATTACTCATGACAGTGGATACAATCGTGTTGTTATTTAATAAGCCTTGTTCACGTAAATATTTCGCGCAAATAAACATAATTTTATCTCCATCGACAATTTGACCAATTTCGTCAATCGCAATAACACGGTCGCCGTCGCCATCAAAAGCTAAGCCAACATCTGCTTTTTTATCTAAAACAAAGGCCGCTAGTGCTTCTGGATGTGTAGATCCAACGCCATCATTGATGTTTAAACCGTTTGGAGAAGCTCCCATCGAACTAATATCCGCATCTAAATCTGCAAATAAATGCGTTGCAAGACCTGAAGTTGCACCATTCGCACAATCAAGTGCAATGTGATAGCCATTAAAATCATTTTCGATTGTTTGTTTTAAGTATTGAATATATTTTTGTTTACCTTCAAAATAATCGCTAACCGTCCCAAGCCCTTCACCACTTGGTCGAGGTAGCGTATCTTCTGCTGTATCAAGAAGTTGTTCAATTTCTTCTTCCTGATCATCTGACAATTTAAAGCCGTCAGAACCAAAGAATTTAATACCGTTATCATCTACTGGATTATGGCTGGCGGAGATCATTACGCTGGCAGAAGCGCCTTGTGCTTTTGTTAAATAAGCTACACCTGGTGTGGAGATAACTCCTAGACGCATTACTTCAATCCCTACAGAAACAAGTCCTGCAATTAAAGCGGATTCAAGCATTTCTCCAGATATACGTGTATCCCGAGCTACAAGTACACGTGGATGTTCCCCTACGTGACGGGTTAAAACATACCCACCCATTCTACCTAATCTGAATGCAAGTTCTGGTGTTAATTCAGAGTTTGCAACACCTCTAACTCCATCCGTACCGAAATATTTACCCATTTCATTACTCTCCTTCTAAGTCATTCATTATCTAAATGATTTTTGTTTGTCATTTCATCATTACTTTGTCAAATACTGGTTCTATCTTTACTAATCTCAACCATACATTTGTTATTATACCTTTTTTAAGAGAAAATTTCATCCCTCTGCAATAAAACGTTGGTATTACTTGATTTTTCACTATTCTATGTATAAAAAGTTCTTTGCCAAAAAGGAGGAGTATGAGACTAGCGCCCCACACTCCTTATTTTATGTGCTTTTGGAAGGTACTTCAATTGATGCCTCTTTATCCGTAATAATGAAATCAGCTTGTCTAGGGTTAATAACATAGGCAACATTGTCCGGTAAGCCATTCAATTCTAGTGGAATACTGTAACTTCCTGCTTTGCTTTTACTCAGATTGGCAATCACACTCAAGTCTTTCGCCGCAATTCCGTCTACTGTTTTCTTCTCTCCAGTTATCGTCACAGATACTTTTCCATTTGCAGGAGTTATCATTTGTGCATCAAAAGTATTTTTCAACCCACTCATGTACACTTGCATATTAGAAAATGACTTGGATATTTTTGTATTGTTATCTCCTGAATCATCAGTGTTGTTATCCGTTGTATCTGTGTCTTGGTTATTACTATCTGAGGTTGTTGGATTGTTATTTGCTTCAGACTTTTTTACGGTCTTAATCTTCACCTCTATCGTCGTTGGTTGGACTGATTTGGCTCCAGTTGGAACTGGGACAGTCACTTCTTTGACGGTATCTGCTTTGATTTTAGAAACATCAATTGGAATTTCAATTTCTTTAATTTTTTCAAGGACCGCATCATCACCGACAACTACCACTTCTGACTTATCGGGAGTCATGCTAGAAATTTCAATATCACTTTCCGGCGTGCCTTCTTGCTTAATTTTCACTGGAACTGACTTTCCGACTTTTTCAACTGGCACGGTCACTTCCACTTCTTGCGGATTTACTTCTACATCTAGCTTGTTCAAATTGCTATCAAAAACAGAGACGGTGGCCTTATCGGTAAATTCGGATTTATGTTTGCCATCACTTTCGAGTGTTGCTTTTACATAAGCAATTTGTTCGATAGTATCTTTTGCACCAGTAATAGAGACTTTTTTAGGATCAATGATTGGTGTTCCAGCTTGATAACCATCTGCAACGACTGATTTGCTCAATTCTACATCAACAGAGAATTTTTTCGTTACTTTTTCTTGTACATTTACGTTGACTGTTGCTGGATTCACTTTTACTTTTAGGCGGTCAGATACATCTTTCACTTGTAGTTTTACTTCTTGCGTGCCAATGGAGGCATTTTTCAAATCTGCGTATACGGTAAAGTCTTGTTGAGCTTTAGCAGATTGAACGAGGCTTCGAGGCCCTGAAAGCGTTACAGTAACGGTTTCTGGAATACCCGAAATATATAAATTCGTTTTATCATAATATACTTTGACTGGGACATTCTCGATGACTTCTGAATCACTAGAAGACGTCGTAGAAAAAGTCGTGGCGTTATTATTATTTGCATTAACTGATGTAAAAAGGATGGCTGCGAGTAGTAAGGCTATAATTCGAATCGACCATTTATTATTTAAAATTCGATCCATCATTCGCTTTTGCCTCCTTTCCATTTAGAAAAGATAGAAGGTTTCTTTGCAGTTACTGTGACTAGTTCTTTAAGAAGAATTTTATGTAACTCTTCTTCTGACACATCACGGAAAAGTTCTCCACCTTTAGTTAGGGAAATTCCGCCAGTCTCTTCAGAAACTACAATCGTAATACTATCTGTCACTTCACTAATCCCAAGTGCAGCCCGGTGACGCGTTCCAAGTTCTTTGGATAAGAACGGGCTATCTGAAAGTGGCAAGTAACTTGCTGCCGATGCAATTTCGTTTCCTTTAATAATAACTGCTCCATCATGAAGCGGTGTATTCGGAATAAAAATATTAATTAATAATTGAGAAGAAATTTTTGCATTTAACGGAATACCTGTTTCAATATAATCGTCCATGCCTGTATCGCGTGCCACTGAAATCAGTGCCCCAATTCGACGTTTTGCCATATATTGGGTGGATTTTTCGATAGACTCGATTAAATGATGCTGTTCACGCTCAATTCTTGATCCATAACGAGTAAAAATATTACCTCGTCCAAGCGTTTCTAAAGCACGGCGTAATTCCGGTTGGAAGATAATTATAATTGCAAGGAATCCCCAAGTAAGCATCTGATCCGTAATCCATTCTACTGTTTGGAGACCAAAAAATCCGCTTAATAGTTTGACTGCAATGATAATAAAAATGCCTTTTAGTAATTGTACTGCTTTTGTACCTCGGATTAACATGATCACTTTATAAATTACAAACCATACGACAAGAATATCTACAATATTTGCTAGATAATGCAATATCGACATATTGGAAAAATCCATCACTTCACCTCCGTGCCTCTTGAAAACCATTTATAATCACATGGTTCACTTTCTTTATTATAGCATAAGAGTGCAGGTGGAAAAAGCAATCGTCACGCCAAAAATTGGAAAGATTTGTTAAAGAAAAAACTTGTTGGAAACATGTGTTATCGTTTCCAACAAGTACTATTGTCCTTATATTTCTACTATTACCGCTGTTTCTAGCAAATAATTTTTCTTATACATTTCTAAATTAATAGCTTCTCCATGGCATAATTTTACAGTTACTTGTCCAACTTCCACTTTCACTTCTAACAAACGATCACGGAAGTTAATTTTGAATCGGTAATTATCCCAACCATTTGGTAAGAATGGTGCAAAGCTTAACTTACCAGATGTTACTCGCATACCAGCAAAGCCTTGAACGATGGATAACCAGCTTCCTGCCATAGAGGTAATGTGCAGTCCGTCTTCTGTATCGTTGTTAATATTGTCAAGATCTAGTCTTGCAGTTCGCTTGTAAAGTTCTACTGCTTTATCATATTTACCAAGTTCTGAAGCTAACACCGCGTGAACAGCTGGTGATAAGCTAGATTCGTGTACTGTTAGTGGCTCATAAAATTCAAAGTTGCGTTGTTTCGTATCAAAGTCAAAGTCATCATAGAATAAATATAAACCTTGAAGTACATCGGCTTGTTTAATGAAGCAAGAACGTAAAATTTTATCCCAAGACCAATTTTGGTTAATTGGCATATCTTCTGGTTTTAATGTATCCGTGGAACGCAACTCTTTATCTAAAAAAGTATCGTGTTGCACAAAAATCTGCCATTTTTCATCAAAAGGATAATACATGCGATGCTCGATATCTTCCCATTTTGCGATTTCGTACTCGGTCACGCCTAAACGTTTTTTCGCTTCTGCATCTAAATTCTCTAGCGTATAACGAATCGTCCAGGCTGCGATATAGTTTGTATACCAGTTATTGCTGACGTTATTATCGTATTCGTTTGGTCCTGTTACACCGTGAATCATGTATTTATCTAAACGGTCAGATAAATGCACACGGTCGGCCCAAAAACGAGTGATTTCGGTTAATACTTCGATTCCATCTGTTTGTAAATACGAATCATCGCCAGTGTAGTTTGTATAATTATAAATCGCATAAGCAATTGCGCCATTACGGTGAATTTCTTCAAATGTAATTTCCCATTCATTATGACACTCGACTCCGGTAAAAGTTACCATCGGATACAGTGCGCCATCTAGGCCGATTTTCTGCGCGTTAATTTTCGCTCCATCCAATTGATCATGGCGATATTTGAGTAAATTATGGCTTACAGATTTGTCCGTCAGCGATAAATACATTGGTAGTGCAAATGCTTCTGTATCCCAGTATGTCGCACCGCCATATTTTTCACCAGTAAATCCTTTGGGGCCAATATTTAGTCTGGCATCTTCGCCGTAATAAGTCGCAAATAATTGGAAAATGTTAAAGCGGATTCCTTGTTGAGCGGAATCATCTCCAGAAACTTCCACATCTGCTTTGTCCCAGCGTTCACGCCAGCCCGCAACATGCGCTGTTAATAGTTCTTCGTATGTTTTTATTTCTAAGCTTTGTAAGATTTTTTCTCCAGCCGGAAGAATGTCCTCTTCCTCAAAATCACGAGATGTTGTAATGACTACACGTTTTTCGATTTTAGCTACTTCATTTTCTTGCAAATCGAATTGAAAATGATTTTCGGCGTAAAGTGCCTTTGTTTGGTTTGTTTCGTTTGCAGCATTGGTCTTATTTTCCATCACCGCAGAAACAGTAAAACGTGGCGTTCCGAAGTTATTTGGAATAGTTTTTGTGACAAGTGAACCGCGACTCGCCGATGAAGCTTTTTCGACTTCTTGCCAGAACATTTCTTCATAGTTGGCATCTTCATTTTGCACGTTACCGTCTAAAAAGGACGTTAATTCTACTTTTGCGGGGCTTAATGCTTCCACTTGGTAGTGAATAACCGCAAGTTCTTTCGTTGCAACACTAAGGAATCGTTCCGCTGAAATTCGAAACATCTTATTATTTTTAACTACTGTGAACTGTCGTTTTAAAACACCTTTTTCCATATCTAAAACAAGTTCAAAATCGCTTACTTCATCTACAAATAAATCGAGTTTTTCACCATCAAGACGTACTTCAATTCCGATAAAATTAAGGCCGTTAATGACTTTACCGAAATAATCTGGGTAGCCATTTTTCCACCAGCCAACTCTTGTTTTATCTGGAAACCACACGCCTGCATAATAAGTTCCAATATGGCCGTCGCCGGAGTATCCTTCTTCAAAATTCCCGCGCATCCCCATGTATCCATTACCGAGTGAAGTTAGGCTTTCTTGCAAACGTTTATTTTCTTTATCTAGTTTGGTTGTCCGTAATGTCCATGGTTCGATTTCAAATAATTGCTTCTGTGCCATACTAAAACCTCCTAATTAGCGACTAGCAGCCATACTTTTTTCACTAGTCTTATAAAATCTTGTTTTCAAAAATGTCCATGCTATCATTAACACCATTCCGAGCGACTGAACAGCCATAATAATCGTAATATCAAAGTAGATAAAGCCGATAATACAAGCCGCAATCACTGGAATTCCCAGTGCATTTAGCGTTAAATTTACTGATTCTTTAAAAGAAGCAATGCTTGAAAAACTGCTCCGTTTTGTCATCCAAATGAAAAGTGTCGTAAATACGGTTAACATGAGTGAGCTAACGAAAATAATAGAACCAATCATCAGCACCATCGATAGGAAAACAAATGCTTGGTTTTCCAAATACCACTGCGCCGACACCCAATCAACGAGCGACTCGCCAGACGTTATTTCGCTTAAGGTAGCATCTTTTGGATAGCTTACTTCAAAATTGTAACCACTCGCATCTGTAAGCGTCATTTCTTGGTCTTTGAAATTAATTACATTCTTCGCTCCACTAAGTTCTGCTTTCGTTAAATTCACACCAGCAACACCATTCACTGTTTTTTCAACGATGTGCGCATTTTTATCGGTTAACGCCCCGTTTTCGAGCGTCAGCCCACTAATTTTTGACGCCAATTGATCCGTTCCCAGCGTCGCCATTTTTGGCATTAAACTTGGTAAATCAAAGCTTGACTGATTGGCAAAGTGCGCGGAAACAGGAAGCAATAGGAGCGCATTTAAGAAAATAAACACGATGACCATTTGCCAGAATTTCAGTACTTTCCGACCTTCGAAAATCGCTGTTGGTCCAAGCGTGCTTTTTACATATTGAATGATAAACGGAATTTTTTTCATTGGTATCACAGCCTTTTTAAAAATCAATTATCCTTTTGTTCCACCGGCAGTTAAGCCAGAAACAAAATTCTTTTGTAAGAAGAAGAACAGTAAACAAATTGGTAGCGCGGCTAAAATGGCACCCGCTGCGAATAAGGCTACTTTTTGTTGTTGTGGGTTGGCGATAAACGTTTGAAGTCCTACCGCAATCGTTAAGTTTTCTGGGGTTCTAAGTAGGAATTTCGCAAGTAGGAAGTCCCCAAACGGTCCCATAAACGCCCATAAAGCTTGAACCGCAATCATCGGTCTAACAAGTGGCAAGATGATTTGAGCGAAAATCCGGAAATGTCCTGCGCCATCAAGTTTGGCGGATTCATCCAGATCACGCGGCACAGTATCAAAATACCCTTTCATCAGCCATGTGTTCATTGGAATCCCACCACCGATGTAAATCAATGTTAAGAACCAATATTGATCAAGCGCACCTAGTAGCATTGCTAACACGTAGAAAGCTGTTAGGGCTGCCATTGTTGGCACCATTTGAATAATAAGGAAGAAAATTAAGCTATTTTTACGACCTTTAAAACGGTAACGGCTATATGTATAACCGGCAAGTGTCACAATCGTTACTTGCATAATCATCGTTACAACCGCGATAATCAGTGTATTTTTGTACCAATCAAGATATAACGTTTCATTAAATAATCTTGTAAAGTTATTCAGCGTCCAGCTATCCGACCACTCAAGCGTAAACGCCGCGATATTCCCTGGTTTGAAGGCAGAAGATGCAGTTATTAGAATCGGATACAAAATAATAATCGTTAGTACGGTTAAAAACAAATACGTGAAAAACTGTGTTAAAAACTTTGTTGTCCGCTGATCTTTCATAAAGTCTCTCATTTACATCATCTCCTCGTTCCCAAAGGCATTTGTCTTCTTAAAGGCAATCATCGAAACTGTAATAACGATAATGGAGATAAGAAGCGTCACAGCAGCGGCTACAGCGTATTGTGGCGAAGTACCTGTTGTTAATTTATAAATCCATGAAATTAAGATATCGGTTGATCCTGCGCCTGCCCCGACACTTCCGGGACCACCTTCATTGAATAAGTATATTATCGAAAAGTTATTGAAGTTAAATGTATATTGCGTAATAAATACCGGTGCGGTTACAAATAAAATCATCGGTAATGTAATTTTGCGGAAACGTTGAATCGCACTTGCTCCATCAATTCTAGCTGCTTCGTATAGTTCACCAGGAATCGCTTGAAGCACCCCAGTAACCATAACGTAAATATACGGAAAACCAAGCCAACCTTGAATACTAATCAGCGCTACTTTTGTCCAGAAAGGATCTGTTTTCCAAGCAATCGCATTGATATCAATGAACGGAAGATGGTTTAATAGCGGGATAACTTGTGAATTAATCGCCCCGATACTATCGTTAAACATATTGGAAAAACTCATAATCGTAATAAAAGCTGGTACCGCCCAAGGAAGTAAGAAAACTACTCCAAAAAGACGTTTCCCTTTAATAAAGCTTTGGTTGGCAACAATCGCTGTAAATACCCCAACGACAATTTGTAAAGAAGTCGCACAGATCGTCCAAATCAGTGTCCACGAGAATACGCTGAGGAACGTGTCCCGATACGAACTTAGGAAGAAAATATTAAAGAAGTTCTTAAACCCAACCCAGTCAATTAAGTTCGCTGGCGGAATATGGTAAAAATCATAGTTCGTAAATGCCATGAAAAGCGTTACAAGAACTGGGAAAATAATCACAAAAGTCATCACTAGGTAAGCGGGTAGTGTAAGTAAATACGGGAAACCTTTGTCGAGCATATTTTTTATAATAGCAAGAGCGGAACGGTTAACAGTTTCACCTAGGTTCCACTGCATAGCCACGCGTCTTGCATCGAAAATATTTATAAACCAAAAGCCTATAAATAGTAATGTCACAATTAATTGTAAAGTACCTTCAATCATTAAAAATAAGGAATGGTCTACACCTGGCACAGATCCAAGTGTTACAAGGCCAATCAGTGCATTCAGCCCAACTGCAAAAAATTCTATGATAAACAAAGCAAATAGTGCGAAAAAAACAATCCCTTTAAAATTTTGCTTATTATAAAATTGACCAAGCCCTGGAATGATTGATAACAAAGTCGCTTGACGAACATTTTTAATTTGTTTTTGTTCTAGTTTCATTTTGTTACCCTCAATTCTAGATATAGATTCACTAGCTAAGTTGAAAAAAATGGCGGAGCGCGCTATCTTTGCCCCGCCAAATCATTATTATTTAGTATATTTTTGCGTTACGTTATCTTCAATTACTTTTACTGCATCGTCAGCTGATTGTTGCGGAGTTTTCGAACCAGAAGCTGCATCAAACATTAAGTTTTCAGCACCTGTCCAAACTTCCGACATTTCTGGAATATTAGGCATTGGTTGCGCATTTTTGTATTGTTCGATAACAGCATTAGTTAACTCATCATTTTTCGATTTCGCTGTATCACGAGCTTTTAAGTTAGCCGGTACTTCATTTGTCATATCATATAAAGTTTCTTGGTTTTTTTGGTTAGTTACATAATCCAACCATTTTTGAGCTACATCTTTATTTTTAGAATAGTTACTTACAACCCAACCTTTACCGCCTGCAAAAGGAGAATACTCTTTGCCATTGTTAAGTGTCGGGATTTTTGCTACGCCGTAATTAATTTTTGCTTCTTTGTAATTTGCTGCTGACCATGGACCGCCTAGAATAGCTGCTGCTTTACCTTTAACAAATTGATCTTGGATAAAGTCATCTGCACTCTTATTGTCTTGCATACCTTTTGGCCATACATCTTGGAACCATTTTGTTGCATAAGTAATTCCTTCAACCGAACCTTTATTGTTTAAACCGATGTCTTTTGGATTTGTACCTTCATCGCCGAATACATAACCACCGTATCCTGCAAGTAGTCCGTAAGAGAAGTAGAAATCAGTCCATTTTGCTAAGAAACCAGTATTTTTTCCTTTTTCAGAAGTGAAGGCAAAACGAGAATCTTTGGAAAGTGTTTCTAAATCTTTAAATGTTGCTGGAGCTTTGTCGAGTAAATCTTTATTATAGTAAAGTACTAGAGTTTCAATAATAGCTGGAGCACCATAAATTTTATCGTCAATTGTTACTTGTTTTTGGTCTTTTTCATCGTAATCATCTTTATTTCCTAGTTTTACTTCTGCCAAATGCCCTTGCTGACCTAGGCTTCCGATTCTATCAAATGCGGACATCATTACGTCTGGAGCAGTTCCAGCAGGCCCGTCAAGCGGAAGAGCTTCTAATGTTTCAAACATATCTTTTTCGACAACTTTTACTTTTACGTCATTATCTTTTTCAAAATCACCTTTTATTTTGTTAACGTAGTCTTTGTAGCCTGCGTCAACGGAAACAGTTAATGTTTTTTCATCAGATGAGCCCGATTTGCTAGTATCTTTTCCGCCACCACATGCTGCCAAGCTTAAAGCCATTACTAAAACCGCCGAAACTATTCCCACTTTTTTGAAACGCTTCATTTACTTTTCCTCCTCTTTATGAAAAAAGTCGCTCTTTACTGTCTGATTTATAAGTCCCTTTCTTTTTTCAATTCTTTTTTAAAGTTTGTGAATTAGGTTAACCTATGCATTTATTATATGCTGATTTCGAAAGCGTTTACAAGGAGATTTCACATGTTACCGATAACAACATTTTTCCGGTAAACATGTGAAAAATTCCTTTGCGCTATTGATTTAGCTGTTTTCTTTAATAACAAGAAATCCTTTTGCCGGGATAGTTAGATTATTAGATACAGCTTGGTTATTCCAAATATCTATCGCGGTATTAGCAAATGAAATTGTGAAATCCTGATCTTTTTTCGTTTGATTGAAAAGGAAATGTAGTTTTTCACCATTTAATTCTTTAGAAAATGCAGTAATGCCCGTTTCGCTGCTTGCCTCTAACCAAGTTAACTCACCGGATGTGATAATAGCTTGATTATCTTTTCTTAGAGCGATTAGTTGTTTTGTAAATGCTAGCATATCTTGATTTTGTTTTGCTTCGTCCCATTCCATACACTTACGGCAACCTGGGTCATTTCCGCCGTCCATGCCGATTTCTGTTCCATAATAAATACACGGCGAACCAGTGTGCGCGAACATGAAGGCAAGCGCTTGTTTCACTTTATCCTCATCGTTATTAGCACGTGTTAAAATACGCGCTGTATCATGGCTATCAAGCATGTTAAACATCACTTCATTCACTTGATTTGGGTAGCGCATATATTGTTCATTAATGCCAGAAACCATTTGCTCTGGGGTAATTTTTTCTTCAATAAAGTTCTCAATAATCGTTTGTGTAAATGGATAATTCATTACGGCGTGGAATTCATCTCCAAGTAGCCAAATCCATGAATCATGCCAAATTTCACCAAGAATATAAATGTCTTCTTTTTCCGCTTGAGCCGCCTTCTTAAACTCTTTCCAAAAAGCGTGATCCACTTCATTAGCAACGTCTAAACGCCAACCGTCAATATCAAACTCACGAATCCAGTAAGTCGCAATATCCAGTAAATACTTCTGAACTTCTGGGTTAGCCGTATTTAATTTTGGCATATGCGTTGTGAAAGCAAATGTATCATAAGAAAGTGTTGG of Listeria monocytogenes contains these proteins:
- a CDS encoding GNAT family N-acetyltransferase, translated to MNWTIWDKSQKVPYTLLLEADPSEKQIAKYLDKSHVFQLMHDDIVIGIICLFPLNNDQLEIMNIAVSSDYRNQGIGKKLLEKAFDYAIHKHFLKIIVKTGNSSIDQLAFYQKNGFRMQHIIPNYFTENYPNQTITENGIACLDQIILLKEIKS
- the glmM gene encoding phosphoglucosamine mutase, coding for MGKYFGTDGVRGVANSELTPELAFRLGRMGGYVLTRHVGEHPRVLVARDTRISGEMLESALIAGLVSVGIEVMRLGVISTPGVAYLTKAQGASASVMISASHNPVDDNGIKFFGSDGFKLSDDQEEEIEQLLDTAEDTLPRPSGEGLGTVSDYFEGKQKYIQYLKQTIENDFNGYHIALDCANGATSGLATHLFADLDADISSMGASPNGLNINDGVGSTHPEALAAFVLDKKADVGLAFDGDGDRVIAIDEIGQIVDGDKIMFICAKYLREQGLLNNNTIVSTVMSNLGFYKGLKELEIEDVQTAVGDRYVVEAMREGNYNLGGEQSGHIIFLDHNTTGDGLLSGIQLINVMKATGKKLSELAAEMKTFPQKLENIRVSDKNHVTDNPKVSKVIDEVEAEMAGNGRVLVRPSGTEPLVRVMVEAATKEETDEYCERISAVVRSEMALND
- a CDS encoding YbbR-like domain-containing protein, producing the protein MDRILNNKWSIRIIALLLAAILFTSVNANNNNATTFSTTSSSDSEVIENVPVKVYYDKTNLYISGIPETVTVTLSGPRSLVQSAKAQQDFTVYADLKNASIGTQEVKLQVKDVSDRLKVKVNPATVNVNVQEKVTKKFSVDVELSKSVVADGYQAGTPIIDPKKVSITGAKDTIEQIAYVKATLESDGKHKSEFTDKATVSVFDSNLNKLDVEVNPQEVEVTVPVEKVGKSVPVKIKQEGTPESDIEISSMTPDKSEVVVVGDDAVLEKIKEIEIPIDVSKIKADTVKEVTVPVPTGAKSVQPTTIEVKIKTVKKSEANNNPTTSDSNNQDTDTTDNNTDDSGDNNTKISKSFSNMQVYMSGLKNTFDAQMITPANGKVSVTITGEKKTVDGIAAKDLSVIANLSKSKAGSYSIPLELNGLPDNVAYVINPRQADFIITDKEASIEVPSKST
- the dacA gene encoding diadenylate cyclase, whose amino-acid sequence is MDFSNMSILHYLANIVDILVVWFVIYKVIMLIRGTKAVQLLKGIFIIIAVKLLSGFFGLQTVEWITDQMLTWGFLAIIIIFQPELRRALETLGRGNIFTRYGSRIEREQHHLIESIEKSTQYMAKRRIGALISVARDTGMDDYIETGIPLNAKISSQLLINIFIPNTPLHDGAVIIKGNEIASAASYLPLSDSPFLSKELGTRHRAALGISEVTDSITIVVSEETGGISLTKGGELFRDVSEEELHKILLKELVTVTAKKPSIFSKWKGGKSE
- a CDS encoding glycoside hydrolase family 65 protein — translated: MAQKQLFEIEPWTLRTTKLDKENKRLQESLTSLGNGYMGMRGNFEEGYSGDGHIGTYYAGVWFPDKTRVGWWKNGYPDYFGKVINGLNFIGIEVRLDGEKLDLFVDEVSDFELVLDMEKGVLKRQFTVVKNNKMFRISAERFLSVATKELAVIHYQVEALSPAKVELTSFLDGNVQNEDANYEEMFWQEVEKASSASRGSLVTKTIPNNFGTPRFTVSAVMENKTNAANETNQTKALYAENHFQFDLQENEVAKIEKRVVITTSRDFEEEDILPAGEKILQSLEIKTYEELLTAHVAGWRERWDKADVEVSGDDSAQQGIRFNIFQLFATYYGEDARLNIGPKGFTGEKYGGATYWDTEAFALPMYLSLTDKSVSHNLLKYRHDQLDGAKINAQKIGLDGALYPMVTFTGVECHNEWEITFEEIHRNGAIAYAIYNYTNYTGDDSYLQTDGIEVLTEITRFWADRVHLSDRLDKYMIHGVTGPNEYDNNVSNNWYTNYIAAWTIRYTLENLDAEAKKRLGVTEYEIAKWEDIEHRMYYPFDEKWQIFVQHDTFLDKELRSTDTLKPEDMPINQNWSWDKILRSCFIKQADVLQGLYLFYDDFDFDTKQRNFEFYEPLTVHESSLSPAVHAVLASELGKYDKAVELYKRTARLDLDNINNDTEDGLHITSMAGSWLSIVQGFAGMRVTSGKLSFAPFLPNGWDNYRFKINFRDRLLEVKVEVGQVTVKLCHGEAINLEMYKKNYLLETAVIVEI
- a CDS encoding DUF1189 domain-containing protein encodes the protein MKKIPFIIQYVKSTLGPTAIFEGRKVLKFWQMVIVFIFLNALLLLPVSAHFANQSSFDLPSLMPKMATLGTDQLASKISGLTLENGALTDKNAHIVEKTVNGVAGVNLTKAELSGAKNVINFKDQEMTLTDASGYNFEVSYPKDATLSEITSGESLVDWVSAQWYLENQAFVFLSMVLMIGSIIFVSSLMLTVFTTLFIWMTKRSSFSSIASFKESVNLTLNALGIPVIAACIIGFIYFDITIIMAVQSLGMVLMIAWTFLKTRFYKTSEKSMAASR
- a CDS encoding sugar ABC transporter permease, which produces MRDFMKDQRTTKFLTQFFTYLFLTVLTIIILYPILITASSAFKPGNIAAFTLEWSDSWTLNNFTRLFNETLYLDWYKNTLIIAVVTMIMQVTIVTLAGYTYSRYRFKGRKNSLIFFLIIQMVPTMAALTAFYVLAMLLGALDQYWFLTLIYIGGGIPMNTWLMKGYFDTVPRDLDESAKLDGAGHFRIFAQIILPLVRPMIAVQALWAFMGPFGDFLLAKFLLRTPENLTIAVGLQTFIANPQQQKVALFAAGAILAALPICLLFFFLQKNFVSGLTAGGTKG
- a CDS encoding sugar ABC transporter permease, yielding MKLEQKQIKNVRQATLLSIIPGLGQFYNKQNFKGIVFFALFALFIIEFFAVGLNALIGLVTLGSVPGVDHSLFLMIEGTLQLIVTLLFIGFWFINIFDARRVAMQWNLGETVNRSALAIIKNMLDKGFPYLLTLPAYLVMTFVIIFPVLVTLFMAFTNYDFYHIPPANLIDWVGFKNFFNIFFLSSYRDTFLSVFSWTLIWTICATSLQIVVGVFTAIVANQSFIKGKRLFGVVFLLPWAVPAFITIMSFSNMFNDSIGAINSQVIPLLNHLPFIDINAIAWKTDPFWTKVALISIQGWLGFPYIYVMVTGVLQAIPGELYEAARIDGASAIQRFRKITLPMILFVTAPVFITQYTFNFNNFSIIYLFNEGGPGSVGAGAGSTDILISWIYKLTTGTSPQYAVAAAVTLLISIIVITVSMIAFKKTNAFGNEEMM